In Streptomyces sp. ML-6, the genomic stretch GTCGCTCGCCAAGGACGGCACCCGGGCGGCCATCGAGGCGGTGTGCGAAACGGCCGGCCGGTACGACGACTTCGAGTCGGCGCTGGGGCCGCTGCGCGCCGCGGTCGCCCCCTTCGACACGGTCGGCCCGGACTACCGCGCCCCGTCCCTCGCCGCCCGCCGGCCGTCCCGGCTGCACGCCATCGAGGAACTCCCGATCGCGCTCGGCATGCTGCTCGTCGCGGGCGGCGACTACCGGCACGCGGTGCTCGGCTCGGTCAACTACGGCCGGGACTGCGACTCGATCGCCACGATGAGCGGCGCCCTCGCGGGTGCGCTCGGCGGCGAGCGGGCCGTCCCCGCCGACTGGGCACGGACCGTCGCCGGGGCCAGCCGGCTCGACCTGCACGCCCCCGCCCGGACCCTGGCGCAGGTCGCCCGCGAGGTGTTCGCACGGGACGCGCTCCGGCGCCGCGCGCACGAGTCGGCGTTCGCCGCACTGGTGGGCACGGCATGACGGTACGGGTGACCTGGGTGCAGCCCGAGGACCTCGTCGGCCACGAACTGCGCCAGGCGGCCGAGGACGGCCGGGACGCCCGGGCCGTCGCACGCCGGTGGTACGAGGCGGGCGGCGCCCCCGCCCCGGAACGCGCGGGCGCATCCACCCCGCCGGCCCCGGAACTGCGCGCGCTCGCCGAGCGGCTGCTCGACGAACTCGCCCTGCTGGAGTCACCGTTGCGGAACGACGAGCCGACCGAGTGGGCCGAGGTCCGGGCCGCCTGCCCCGACTGGCCGGCCCCGCGCACCGACCCGCCACCGGCGGACCGGGACCGGCTGCACGCCGCCTGGCTGGGCCGGGCGGCCGGCTGCCTGCTGGGCAAGCCCGTCGAGAAGCTGCCGCTGGACGGCATCCGCGCGCTCGCCCGCGCCACCGGCAACTGGCCGTTGACCACCTGGTTCACCGCCCGGGGGCTGCCCCCCGCGCTGGCCGCCACCTACCCCTGGAACCGTCGCTCCGCGTCCTGCTCGCTGGCCGAGAACATCGACGGCATGCCCGAGGACGACGACCTCAACCACCCTTTGCTGACCCTGCTGCTGCTCCGGCGTCACGGTCCGTCCTTCACCACCGGCGACCTCGCCCGGCTCTGGCTCGACGAGCTCCCGGCGGGCCGGACGTTCACCGCCGAGCGGGTCGCGTACCGCAATCTGCTGGACGGGGTCGAGCCCCCGCACACGGCCAGGTACCGCAACCCGTTCCGGGAGTGGATCGGCGCGCTGATCCGGGCCGACGTGCACGGCTGGACGCACCCGGGCGACCCGTCGGCCGCGGCGGAGCAGGCCCACCGGGACGCCGTCCTCAGCCACACCGCCAACGGGGTGTACGGGGCGATGTTCACCGCCGCCGCGCTCGCCGAGGCGGCCGGGGGCGGGAGCGACGTGCACGCGTGCCTGGTCACCGGGCTGCGGGTCGTGCCGCCGCGCTCGCGGTTCGCGCACGCGGTGCGCTTCGGGATCGGGGCGGCCCGCGCGGGCGGTGACTTCGACGCGGTGGCCGACCGGCTGCACGCCGAGTACGGCGGGTACCACTGGGTCCACGTGCTGCCCAACGCCGCCCTGCTCGCCGCCGCCCTCACTCATGCCGACGGCGACTTCTCCGACTCCATCTGCCGTGCGGTGTCGGGTGGTTGGGACACCGACTCCAACGGTGCGACCGCCGGTTCGCTGGCCGGTCTGCTGGCCGGCGGGCCGGACCGGCTGCCCGGCCGCTGGACCGCCCCGCTGAAGAACCGGCTCGCCTCGTCCGTCCCCGGCTTCGACTCCGTCGGCTTCGACGAACTCGCCGGACAGACCCACCGGCTCGCCCAGAAGGAGGCATTGTGCCCATGACCGGCATCGCGGTGCTCGGCAGCACCAACATGGACCTCGTCGTCCGCGTAGCACGGGCCCCGGGGCCCGGGGAGACCGTCACCGGACGGGAGCTGCGCACCGTTCCCGGCGGCAAGGGCGCCAACCAGGCCGTCGCCGCCGCCCGCGCGGGCGCCGACGTGATCATGATCGGCGCGGTCGGGGACGACGAGTACGGCGCCCGGCTGCGGTCGAACCTGGAGCACGCGGGCATCGACACCGACCTGCTGCACACCACCGAGGGCCCCAGCGGCACCGCGCACATCGTCGTCGACGACACGGGCGCCAACTCCATCGTGGTGATCCCCGGCGCCAACGGCACCGTCACCGCGCTCGGCCCCGGCGAGATGGCCGCCATCGCGGGCGCCGAACTGCTCCTCCTCCAACTGGAACTGCCGATGTCCGCCGTGATCGAGGGCGCGCGGGTGGCCCACGCCCAGGGCGTGCGGACCCTGCTCACCCCGTCCCCCGCGCAGCCGCTGCCGTCCGAACTCCTCGACTGCGTCGACCTGTTGATCCCCAACGAGCACGAGGCGGCGGCGCTCACCGGCTTCACCGATCCCCACGCGGCGGCGCGGCACCTGCTCGGCCTGGTCCCCGTGGTCGTCATCACGCTCGGCTCGCGGGGCTGCCTGTACGCGGCCCGGGGCGGCGAACCCGTCCTCTTCCCCGCCCCCGAGGTCACCGCCGTCGACACCACCGGGGCGGGCGACACCTTCGTCGGCACGCTCGCCGTGGCGCTCGGCGAGCGACGGCCCGTGCCCGAGGCCCTGGCCTGGGCCTCGTCGGCCGCCGCGCTCTGCGTGCAGCGGCCGGGCGCCTCCACCTCCATGCCGTACCGCGGGGAGATCGACACCGCATGAACAGGACCGCACAGGAACCTCCGACCGGACAAACACCTCCGACCGCACAGGCACCCCTGACCGGAGGACAAACACCTCCGGCCGCGCAGGGGCCCCTGACCGGGCTGCGGGTCATCGATCTCGCCACGCTCTTCGCCGGTCCGCTCTGCGCCACCCTGCTCGGTGACTTCGGCGCCGAGGTCATCAAGGTCGAGCACCCGAGCCGGCCCGACCCCTCCCGCGGCCACGGTCCGACGAAGGACGGCATCGGGCTGTGGTGGAAGCTGCTGGGCCGCAACAAGCGCAATCTGACCCTCGACCTGTCCGCCCCGGGCGGCCGGGACGTCCTGCTCCGGCTGGCCGCCGGGGCCGATGTGATCGTCGAGAACTTCCGGCCCGGGACGCTGGAGCGCTGGGGGCTCGGCTGGGCGGAACTGCACGCCGCCAACCCCCGGCTGGTACTGGCCAGGGTCACCGGCTTCGGCCAGTTCGGCCCGTACGCGCACCGCCCCGGCTTCGGCACCCTGGCCGAGGCGATGAGCGGGTTCGCCGCGATCACCGGGGAGCCGGACGGCCCGCCGACGCTGCCGCCGTTCGGGCTCGCCGACTCGATCGCGGCCCTGGCCACCGCGTACGCCGTGATGACCGCGCTCGCCGGGCGCGACCGCACCGGGCGGGGACAGGTCGTCGACATGGCGATCATCGAACCGATGCTGACCGTGCTCGGCCCGCAGCCCATCTGGTACGACCAGCTCGGCTACGTGCAGCCGCGCACCGGCAACCGCTCCCGGAACAACGCGCCGCGCAACACCTACCGCACGTCGGACGGGCACTGGCTGGCGGTCTCCACCTCCGCGCAGTCGATCGCCGAGCGGGTGATGCGGCTGGTCGGCCGGGCAGAGCTGATCGACGAGCCCTGGTTCGCGTCCGGCACCACCCGCGCCGAGCACGCCGACGAACTCGACGAGGCGGTCGGCGACTGGATCGCCCGGCACACCCGCGAGGAGGCGGTCGCCGTCTTCGAGAAGGCGGAGGCGGCCATCGCGCCGATCCACGACGTCCGGGACGTGATGGAGGACCCGCAGTACCGGGCCCTGGACTCGGTCACCGAGGTCGACGACCCGGAGCTGGGCCCGCTGCGGATGCAGAACGTCCTGTTCCGGCTCTCCGCGACACCGGGCTCGATCCGCTGGGCGGGCCGGCCGCACGGCGCGGACACCGAGGAGATCCTGACCGGGCTGGGCCTGTCGGGGGCGGAGATCGCCGCGCTGCGGGCGGAGCGTGTCCTGTGACCTCGACGGTGCCGCTCACCTGGCTGTACGTCCCCGGGGACCGGCCGGAGGTGGTGCGCAAGGCGCGCGACTCGGGGGCGGACGTGGTGATCGTGGACCTGGAGGACGCGGTCGCCCCGGACCGCAAGGAGTACGCGCGCTCGGCCACCGCCGAGCTGCTGTCCGAGCCGGCCGGCGAGGGGTCCGTGCCCCTGCACGTCCGGGTCCACGCGGAGGCGGACGTGCGCGCCCTCGCCGGGTTGCCGGGCCTGGCCGGGCTCCGGCTGCCCAAGATCACCCACGCGGCGTCCGTCCACCACATCGCGGCGGTGGCCCCGGGGGTGGCGCTCTGCCCGCTGCTGGAGTCGGCGCTGGGCATCGAGCACGCGTACACGGTCGCCGCCGCCCACCCCCAGGTGCGCTCCATCGCCCTCGGCGAGGCGGACCTGCGGGCCGATCTGGGCGTACGGGACGACGCCGGTCTCGACTGGTCGCGCAGCCGGGTCGTGGTCGCCGCCCGCGCGGCGGGGCTGGCGCCGCCCACCCAGTCGGTGTTCCCGGACGTCCGGGACCTGGAGGGGCTGTGGTCGTCCTGCGCCCACGGCCGGGAGCTGGGCTTCCTGGGCCGGGCGGCGATCCATCCCCGTCAGCTCCCGGTCATCGAGCGGGCGTTCCGTCCGACGGCGCGGGAGGTCGAGGCGGCGCAGGAGATCGTGGCGGCGGCGGTGACGGACGAGGGTGCGCTGGCCCTGCCGGACGGCCGGTTCGTCGACGCGGCGGTGGTCGCGTCGGCGCGCAGGACCCTGGCGCTGGCCGCGCGGGCGGGGTGAGGAGGGGCGCGTCCCGGGACACGCGCCGGGCCCCGGACCGTTCGGTCCGGGGCCCGGCGCTTCGGCGTGTGCGGCCGGAGCGCGCTCAGCCGTTCTTCGCGGCCTTCGCGGTGTCGTCCTTCTCCGCCGCCCGTTCGTCGGCGTCGTCGTCGGTGCTCGCCGCGGTCCCGTCCGCCCCGGCCTTCTTCCTGGCGTCGGCCGTGTCGGCCGCGTCGTCGCCGTCCTTCGTGAGCTCGACGGAGGCGTCCTTCGCGGTCTCGACGGCGGCGTCCTCGGCACCGTCCTTCGCGCTGTCCCCGGCCTTCTCCGCGTCCTCGGCGGCGCCCGGCTCCACGATCTCCTCGCGGCCCGGCCGCAGCTTCGCCGAGATGACGATGTACACCACGGCCAGCACGAACACGATCAGCGCGGTCCACACGTTCAGGCGCAGGCCCAGGATGTGGTGGGCCTCGTCGACCCGCATGTACTCGATCCAGCCCCGGCCCGCGCAGTACGCGGCGACGTACAGGGCGAAGGCCCGGCCGTGTCCGAGCTTGAAGCGGCGGTCCGCCCAGATCACCAGCAGGGCGACGCCGATGCACCACAGCGACTCGTACAGGAACGTCGGGTGGTACGTGCCGGCGACCCGGTTGGGGCCGTCGCTGATCTCCAGCGCCCACGGCAGGTCGGTCTCCTTGCCGTACAGCTCCTGGTTGAACCAGTTGCCCCAGCGGCCGCAGGCCTGGGCCAGAGCGATGCCGGGGGCGAGCGCGTCGGCCCAGGCGGGCAGCGGGATGCCGCGGCGGCGGCAGCCGATCCAGGCACCGACGGCACCGAGCGCGATCGCGCCCCAGATGCCGAGGCCGCCCTCCCAGATCTTGAAGGCGTCGACCCAGTTCTCACCCTCGCTGAAGTACAGCTGGTAGTCGGTGATGACGTGGTAGAGCCGGCCGCCGACGAGGCCGAAGGGCACGGCCCAGACGGCGATGTCGGCAACGGTGCCGGATCTGCCGCCCCGGGCGACCCAGCGCTTGTTGCCGAACCAGACGGCGAGGAAGACACCGATGATGATGCAGAACGCATAGCCGCGGAGCGGGATCGGGCCGAGCTCGATCACGCCGGTCGACGGACTGGGAATGAAGGCAAGGTCCATGGCAGGGTCGACGCTACCCTGCCGGGTGGGGCGTACCGCAACCCACCCGACAACGTCTGGGTAACGGGCGGGGCCCCGCCCCCGCCCCTCCCCGCCCCTCGTCGCGGTCCGGTCAGGAGCCCGACGGGGCCGGGGTGGCCGTGCCCGGCTTCTTGCCCTTGTTGGCCTCGGCCACCCACTTCTTCAGGTTGGCCACGGTGATCGGCTCGTCGCCCTTCTTCGGGAAGATCGGCTCCCCGTTGAGCAGGGCGGTCGGTGTGCCCTGGAATCCGCCGTTCTGGAACGCCGTGTTGGACTTCCGGACCCAGCTGTCGTGCTTGCCGTCGTTCACACAGCTGCGGAAGGCGGGGGTGTCGAGCCCCGGCACCTTGCCCGAGAGCTCGATCAGCTTGTCGTTGTCGCCGAAGGCGTCGTCGGCCTCCTGCGGCTGGTTGCGGTAGAGCACGTCGTGGTACGCGGAGAACTTGCCGACGTCCTGCGCGCAGGCCGCCGCGTTGGCCGCGCGCAGCGAGCCGCTGCCGCCGAGATTGCCGTCGATGATCGTGGCGAGGTGGTACTCGGTCTTGATCTGCCCGGTGCTCTCCAGCTGGTGGATGGTGTCGCGGAACGCGTTCTCGAACTGGGCGCAGACCGGGCAGCGGAAGTCTTCCCAGATGGTGAGCGTGGACGGGGCGTCGTCCGCGCCGACCCGGATGGCCAGGCCGTCCTTGCCCGTCGCGCCGGAGGGCACGACCGCGGGGCCCGCCGTGTCGCTCTTGCCGCTCTTGCCGTTGGTGTTCGCCGCGATCACGCCGACGACGGCGGCCAGGCCCAGCACGCCGACCACGGCGGCGGCGACGATCAGCGTGCGCCTGCGGCGCTCGCCGGCCCGCTCGCGCTCGCGCTGCTGGACGAGCCGCTCTCGCGCGGCCCTTTTTCCCTGTTCGTTCTTCTCGCTCACACCCGCAGCAACGAACCGGGGAGGCACGCGCGTGCCTCCCCGGTCCAGGTCCACCCGTTCGGGTTACACCGGGTTCAGCGCTTTCGAACGCCTTCGGCGAGTTCGCCCGCCAGGGAGGTGACGGCGGCCCGGCCGGCCTCCTCGTCGGGGGCGTCCAGCATCGCCTTGACGAAGGCCGAGCCGACGATCACCCCGTCGGCGAAGCCCGCGACCTCGGCGGCCTGTGCGGCGTTGGAGACGCCCAGGCCGACGCAGACCGGCAGCTCCGTCGTGGCGCGGGTGCGCCGGACCAGGTCCTGGGCCTGCTCGCCGACCGAGTTCCGGGTGCCGGTGACGCCCATCAGCGAGGCGGCGTAGACGAAGCCGGAGCCGGCCTCCGTGATGGTGGCGAGGCGCTCGTCCTTGCTGCTCGGCGCGACGACGAACACGGTCGCGAGACCGTGCTTGTCGGCGTGCTCGCGCCACGGGCCGGACTCCTGGACCGGCAGGTCGGGCAGGATGCACCCGGCGCCGCCCGCCTCCGCGAGCTCGGCCGTGAAGCGCTCGACGCCGTAGCGGTCGATCGGGTTCCAGTACGTCATGACGAGGATCGGGACACCGGTCGCCTCGTGTGCCTCGCGGACCGTGCGCATCACGTCGGCGATCTTCACGCCGCCGCGCAGCGCGATGTCGTCCGCGGTCTGGATGACCGGGCCGTCGAGGACCGGGTCGCTGTGCGGCAGCCCCACCTCGACGATGTCCGCGCCGCCCGCCACGACCGCCTTGACGGCCTCGATCGCGCCGTCGACGGTCGGGAAGCCGGCCGGGAGGTAGGCGATGAGCGCGGCCCGGTCCTCCGTCTTCGCCTGCGCGAGGGAGGCGCTCAACAGCTCCACGTTGCCGCTCACTTGGTGACCTCCTGCTCCCCGTCGGCCACATCGGCCTCGACGACCCCGTCGGTTGCGTCGTACAGCCCGAAGTAGCGGGCTGCCGTGTCCATGTCCTTGTCGCCGCGGCCGGACAGGTTGACCACGAGCAGCCCGTCCTTGCCGAGTTCCCTGCCGACCTCCAGGGCGCCGGCCAGCGCGTGGGCGCTCTCGATGGCCGGGATGATCCCCTCGGTGCGGGACAGGAGGCGCAGCGCCTGCATGGCCGCGTCGTCGGTGACCGCGCGGTACTCGCCGCGGCCGATGTCCTTGAGGTACGAGTGCTCCGGGCCGATGCCGGGGTAGTCGAGCCCCGCGGAGATGGAGTACGGCTCGGTGATCTGGCCCTCGTCGTCCTGGAGGACGTAGCTGCGCGAGCCGTGCAGGATGCCGGGCTCGCCCGCGGTCAGGGTCGCCGCGTGCTCGCCGGTCTCCACGCCGTGGCCGGCGGGTTCGCAGCCGATCAGCCGGACGTGCGCGTCCGGGATGAAGGCGTGGAACAGTCCGATGGCGTTGGAGCCGCCGCCGACGCAGGCGATGGCGGCGTCCGGCAGCCGGCCGGCCCGCTCCAGGATCTGGCGGCGGGCCTCGACGCCGATGACCCGGTGGAAGTCGCGGACCATGGCCGGGAAGGGGTGCGGGCCCGCGACGGTGCCGAAGAGGTAGTGGGTGCGGTCCACGTTGGCGACCCAGTCGCGGAACGCCTCGTTGATGGCGTCCTTCAGGGTCCTGGAGCCGGACTTCACCGCGATGACCTCGGCGCCGAGCATCCGCATCCGCGCCACGTTCAGCGCCTGCCGCTCGGTGTCGATCTCGCCCATGTAGATGGTGCAGTCGAGGCCGAAGAGCGCGCAGGCGGTCGCGGTGGCGACGCCGTGCTGGCCGGCTCCGGTCTCGGCGATGACCCTGGTCTTGCCCATGCGCCTGGTGAGCAGCGCCTGGCCCAGCACGTTGTTGATCTTGTGCGAGCCGGTGTGGTTGAGGTCCTCGCGCTTGAGGAAGACCCGGGCCCCGCCCGCGTGCTCGGCGAAGCGCGGCACCTCGGTCAGCGCGCTGGGCCGGCCGGTGTAGTTGACCATGAGCTCGTTGAGCTCGGCGGCGAAGGCCGGGTCGGCCTTCGCCTTGTCGTACTCGACGGCGACCTCGTCCACGGCGGCGACGAGCGCCTCCGGGATGAACTTGCCGCCGAACGCACCGAAATACCCCTCGGCGCTGGGGATCAGACCCTCCGGGTCCGGGATGAAGAAGTCAGATGACATCCGACGTGCTCCTCGACATCGCAATGGGTGGGATCACCGTATGCACCGTGGGCGGAGCGCCGCCACGACCTGGGACGGTCGGGCGGTGGGGGCGTACGTACGTCGAAAACTGCGGGTACGTCGGCCGGGGCTCGCTACGGCGCGGTCCCCGTGCGCCATCGCATGCCGTTGACCTGGCCGGGTTCGTCGCCGATCACGTACCGCACCCGTCGGCCGTGCACCCGGCGGGCGGGGGCGCGGCAGCCGCGGTGCCAGAAGGGCGGCGCGCAGCGTCGGGGCTGGGGGTGGGCGAGCGGCGGGAGACAGCCGTGCGGCGGCGCGGACCCGTCCCGGGCAGCCGTGGTCCCGGCGGGGCGCGGGGCCCTGCGGACACGGAGCACGGGGCGGTCGGCGTACACGGTTCCGGTCAGCCCCGTCCGTGCCGGAGCGCCGGGTGGGCGCCGGCGGCGACCAGGTCGGCGACGGCGGCCCGCGGGTCGCGGCCGGTGACCAGGGACTCGCCCACGAGCACCGCGTCGGCGCCCGCGTTGGCGTACGCGATCAGGTCGTGCGGGCCGCGGACACCGGACTCGGCGACCTTGACGAGGTGGTCGGGGATCTCGGGGGCGACGCGCTCGAAGGTGGAGCGGTCGACCTTGAGGTCCTTCAGGTTGCGCGCGTTGACCCCGATGACCTTGGCCCCGGCGTCCACGGCGCGTTCCGCCTCCTCCTCGTCGTGCACCTCGACCAGCGGCGTCAGGCCGATGGACTCGGCGCGCTCGATCAGGGAGACCAGGGCCTCCTGGTCGAGGGCGGCGACGATGAGCAGGGCGAGGTCGGCTCCGTAGGCGCGGGCCTCCCAGAGCTGGTACGAGGTGACGATGAAGTCCTTGCGCAGGACCGGGATGTCGACCTTGGCGCGGACGGCCTCCAGGTCGGCGAGGGAACCGCCGAAGCGGCGCTGCTCGGTGAGGACGGAGATGACGGACGCGCCGCCCGCCTCGTAGTCCGCGGCCAGTGCGGCCGGGTCGGCGATGGCGGCCAGGGCCCCCTTGGAGGGGCTGGAACGCTTGACCTCGCAGATGACGTTGACGCCCTCGCCGCGCAGGGCGGCGGCTCCGTCCTTGGCCGCCGGGGCGCGCTGGGCGCGCTCCTTCAGCTCGTCGAGGCTGACACGCGCCTGCCGCTCCGCGAGGTCGGCGCGTACGCCGTCGATGATCTCGTCGAGCACACTCACGCGAGCGGCCCCCTTCCGGGACGGTGATGAGGGAACAGGATCAGCCATGTCAATGCTATCCGCAGGAGGGCGAAGGGCTCGAATCCGCTCGGGAAACGTCCCACCAGCTGAGCATTCAGGGGGCCAGAGCCGAACCGAACGGCAGATTGCGGACGACCGAGAAGACCAGCAGCACGGCCCCGATCGCCCACCACACGGCGGGCCGGACCGCGAGGGTCATGGGCCTGCCCCGCCAGGCGCGGACCGTCCAGACCACCCACAGGGCGGCGAAAACCGCGTAGCCGGCGACGGCGAGCGCGTTGGAGCCGAGGGCGGCGGCGATGTCGCCGTGCGCGACGGCGTGGGCGCTGCGCAGCCCTCCGCAGCCCGGGCAGTAGAGCCCGGTGAAGCGGAGCAGCGGACACACGGGGTAGTGGCCGGGCTCGTTGGGGTCCACGGTGCCGACGTAGCCGAAGGCGCCCACGACCAGGGCCAGGACGCCCGCCGGTACGGCGAGGCGCCGGGCGCGCGGGACGGGCGCGGGCGCCGGGGGGAGGCCCGGCGGGAACGGTTGTCCGGGCACCGGCGGGCCGCCGGGGGCGGGCCCGGGGGCCGGTGACGGCACGGCGGCGGGCGGGGTAGGCGTTGCGTCCACCCGGTGATTGTCCCCGCCGAAGCGGCGAGGCGCAGCCCGGACCGGGCTGCGCCTCGCGCTCGTACGGATGCCGTGCCTCAGGAGGTCTGGGCCTGCGCGGCGCGGGCCCTGGCCTGGGCCATCTCCGCGGACTCCTTCGGCATGCCGAGGCCCGCGGCCTTCATCGCGAGCCCGACGACGCCGCCGAGGAGGACGACGGCCATTCCGGCCCAGAAGCCGACGGGGTTGGCCGCGACCATGAAGACGCCGGCGACGCAGAAGCCGATGAAGGAGATGATGACACCGGTCCAGGCGGCCGGGGTGTGTCCGTGGCTGCTGCCCGCCATGAGTTGCTCCTTGTTGGTGATGCGCTGTTGGTATCGCTGTACGCAGGGCCGGTGGCGCCGTTGGGACCGCCGTGCCGAGAGATCGGCTTCATTGTCCCGTACGTGCGGGTAGGACGTGAGCCGGGGGTCACACCTCGCGCGTCGGGTCCTCGCCGCGGTCCAGTGCCTTCCACAGGTCCTCGGGCCGGTCCGGGTCCGGGGCGGTGCGGGCGGCCCTGCGGGGGCGGGGGGTGCCGTCCCGTTCGTAGCGGGCCGACATGGTGGGCCAGCGCTTCCCGTAGCGCAGCGCGAGCAGCCCGGCCAGCAGGATCAGCAGGCCGCCGGCGGCGGTGACGTAGGGCCACACGGTGTGGCTGAGCGCGTCGATGGTGGCCTGGGCGTCGCCGGTGGACTGTGCGGCCTTCTCGTCGAGCGCGGCCCGGTCGACGGCGCCGAGGCAGGCGCTCACTCCGGCGCCGAGGCCGCTGAGGGCGAGGAGCCCGGCGACGACCAGCCGCCCGGCGCCGCGCACCGCGAAGACGGCGACGAGGGCGGCCAGGCCCACCACGGCGAGGACGGCGGGGAGCCCGGTGACGTCCTGGCCCTCGGCGGACAGGGGCAGGAAGCCGCCGCCGACCGAGGCCCGGCCCTCGGCCCAGGTCTGGCCGGAGGACAGCAGGACGACGGTGGCGCCGGCCGCCCCGAGGAGCAGGCCGGCGGCCAGGCTGCGGCGGCTTCCCGGGGCGTCGGGCGCGGTGACGGCTCGGGGCTGGGGTACGGATACGGCACTCACGTACTCCACTATCCCCTACCGCTTCACGCGCCGCGGAGCCGGTTGGCCGTATGGACGGCGCGCAGCACCGCCGCCGCCTTGTTGCGGCATTCGGTGTCCTCGGCGACCGGGTCGGAGTCGGCGACGACCCCCGCCCCGGCCTGGACGTACGCCGTGCCGTCGCGCAGCAGCGCGGTGCGGATGGCGATGGCGGTGTCGGAGTCCCCGGCGAAGTCGAGGTAGCCGACGCAGCCCCCGTACAGTCCGCGGCGGGTGGGTTCGAGCTCCTCGATGATCTGCATCGCCCGGGGTTTGGGCGCGCCGGAGAGGGTGCCCGCGGGGAAGCACGCCGTGAGCACGTCGAAGGCGGTGCGGCCCTCGGCGACGCGGCCGGTGACCGTGGAGACGATGTGCATCACGTGCGAGTAGCGCTCGATGGACATGAAGTCGACGACCTCGACGGTGCCGGGTTCGCAGACCCGTCCCAGGTCGTTGCG encodes the following:
- a CDS encoding TIGR02234 family membrane protein, producing MEYVSAVSVPQPRAVTAPDAPGSRRSLAAGLLLGAAGATVVLLSSGQTWAEGRASVGGGFLPLSAEGQDVTGLPAVLAVVGLAALVAVFAVRGAGRLVVAGLLALSGLGAGVSACLGAVDRAALDEKAAQSTGDAQATIDALSHTVWPYVTAAGGLLILLAGLLALRYGKRWPTMSARYERDGTPRPRRAARTAPDPDRPEDLWKALDRGEDPTREV
- a CDS encoding DUF2752 domain-containing protein gives rise to the protein MPGQPFPPGLPPAPAPVPRARRLAVPAGVLALVVGAFGYVGTVDPNEPGHYPVCPLLRFTGLYCPGCGGLRSAHAVAHGDIAAALGSNALAVAGYAVFAALWVVWTVRAWRGRPMTLAVRPAVWWAIGAVLLVFSVVRNLPFGSALAP
- a CDS encoding HGxxPAAW family protein, producing the protein MAGSSHGHTPAAWTGVIISFIGFCVAGVFMVAANPVGFWAGMAVVLLGGVVGLAMKAAGLGMPKESAEMAQARARAAQAQTS